Proteins encoded within one genomic window of Bacteroidota bacterium:
- a CDS encoding DUF4412 domain-containing protein: MKNVFVLIMLAFLAMGQTCSQKDFEGSLTYELDLEGDFMGLMEAYMPDSYVFSFKEGKTLLRINGGLLESIMGKILIESEKSYIINDAEKSVYELSGTDNPEEIDADQQGAIITELNETETILGFECKKYEMLFNKGGNEYIQYVWATKEISNRLNGLNESGVPGKFNFMGLDAFPLKIQSKISEGGISFSLLLTAVKIEKAKLDAKDFVIPDDYDVKALNDMLNFPK, encoded by the coding sequence ATGAAAAACGTATTTGTTTTAATCATGCTTGCTTTTCTTGCGATGGGACAAACTTGTTCTCAAAAGGATTTTGAAGGAAGCCTTACATATGAGCTAGATTTAGAAGGTGATTTTATGGGTTTAATGGAAGCTTATATGCCTGATTCGTATGTGTTTAGTTTTAAAGAAGGCAAAACACTTCTGCGGATAAATGGTGGGTTATTGGAATCAATCATGGGAAAAATATTAATTGAAAGTGAGAAATCCTATATAATAAATGATGCTGAAAAATCAGTTTACGAATTATCAGGAACAGATAATCCTGAGGAAATTGATGCAGATCAGCAAGGAGCAATAATTACGGAACTTAATGAAACAGAGACCATTCTTGGCTTTGAATGTAAAAAATATGAAATGCTTTTTAACAAGGGCGGTAATGAGTATATTCAATATGTGTGGGCAACAAAAGAAATAAGCAATCGACTAAATGGCCTAAACGAATCGGGTGTTCCAGGTAAATTCAATTTCATGGGTTTGGATGCTTTTCCTCTAAAAATTCAAAGTAAAATAAGTGAAGGTGGTATTTCATTCAGCTTGCTTTTAACTGCTGTTAAAATTGAAAAAGCAAAACTTGATGCAAAAGATTTTGTTATTCCTGATGATTATGATGTTAAAGCTCTAAACGATATGCTCAATTTCCCCAAATAA
- a CDS encoding DUF2061 domain-containing protein, translating to MSNNKIRTYQESHWRSIVKAVTWRVVATLTTFFITYYVFMARTKADLLEGIEHDLLELARKQARQNAFEDAVSFAGIVAVFELVIKLVLYYFHERIWQSVNVGWIRKHNRRRKINKIRRDRIRNLITRN from the coding sequence ATGAGCAATAATAAAATCCGAACATATCAGGAATCTCACTGGAGAAGTATTGTAAAAGCAGTAACCTGGCGTGTTGTTGCTACGCTAACTACTTTCTTTATAACCTATTATGTTTTCATGGCAAGAACAAAAGCAGATCTACTCGAAGGGATAGAACATGATCTTTTGGAATTGGCTAGAAAACAAGCACGCCAAAATGCATTTGAAGATGCTGTGTCTTTTGCCGGAATAGTTGCGGTTTTTGAATTGGTCATAAAACTTGTGCTCTACTATTTCCATGAAAGAATCTGGCAATCAGTTAATGTAGGTTGGATTCGTAAACACAACCGAAGAAGGAAAATTAATAAAATAAGACGAGACAGAATTCGTAATCTTATTACAAGAAATTAG
- the aroC gene encoding chorismate synthase, with protein sequence MGGNSFGTLFKITTFGESHGKGIGVVIDGCPANMNLNLDQIQEELNKRKPGQSAITTARKEQDTFDILSGLFEGKTTGAPLTIFIKNQDSRSEDYNMLKDVYRPSHADYTYELKYGWRDHRGGGRSSARETAARVAAGAVAKQILEKEGIEVIAFTKQIGHISLQENIEKLDFSIRNRNEVKCPDLEIAEQMSSLIKKCKSEGDSIGGVVSCVVKKCPVGLGEPVFDRLEADLAKAMLSINASKGFEIGSGFQAAAMRGSDHNDNFRLNKNKEIEIADNHAGGILGGISSGAEIYFNVAFKPTSTIKSNSSFISKNNEEVILENLTGRHDPCIVPRAVAVVEAMTSLVLVDHLFRSKITKLS encoded by the coding sequence ATGGGCGGAAATTCATTTGGGACACTATTCAAAATCACCACATTTGGTGAATCACATGGCAAAGGCATAGGCGTTGTTATTGATGGTTGTCCTGCAAATATGAATTTAAATCTGGATCAAATACAAGAGGAGCTTAATAAAAGAAAACCCGGACAATCTGCCATTACCACTGCCCGAAAGGAGCAGGATACATTTGACATATTATCAGGTCTATTTGAAGGGAAAACTACAGGAGCTCCCTTAACTATTTTTATTAAAAACCAAGATTCGAGATCCGAAGATTATAATATGCTAAAGGATGTTTACAGGCCTTCTCATGCAGATTACACCTATGAGCTAAAGTATGGATGGAGGGATCACAGAGGAGGAGGACGATCTTCGGCTAGAGAAACTGCAGCTAGAGTTGCTGCTGGAGCAGTAGCAAAACAAATTCTTGAAAAAGAAGGAATTGAAGTAATTGCATTCACTAAACAGATTGGCCATATTTCTTTGCAAGAGAATATTGAAAAACTTGACTTTTCAATCAGAAATAGGAATGAAGTAAAGTGCCCTGATTTAGAGATTGCAGAGCAAATGAGCTCATTGATTAAGAAATGTAAGTCTGAAGGTGATAGTATTGGTGGGGTTGTTTCCTGTGTTGTGAAAAAATGTCCTGTTGGATTGGGTGAGCCTGTATTTGATAGATTAGAAGCTGATCTCGCAAAAGCTATGCTTAGCATTAATGCTAGTAAAGGATTTGAAATTGGTTCAGGCTTCCAAGCTGCTGCTATGAGAGGTTCTGATCATAATGATAACTTTCGATTGAACAAAAATAAAGAAATTGAAATAGCAGACAATCATGCAGGCGGTATACTTGGAGGAATTAGTAGCGGTGCAGAAATCTATTTTAATGTAGCCTTTAAGCCAACCTCTACAATTAAATCAAATAGTTCATTCATTAGTAAAAACAATGAAGAAGTTATTTTGGAAAATCTAACAGGAAGACATGATCCCTGTATTGTTCCCAGAGCTGTGGCTGTAGTCGAAGCAATGACCTCCCTTGTTCTGGTTGATCATTTGTTTAGGAGTAAAATAACTAAGCTTTCATAA
- the aroA gene encoding 3-phosphoshikimate 1-carboxyvinyltransferase yields the protein MRKICLQSNTGHLEGVLSLPSSKSVSNRVLLIRELSGRYIHIDNLSEAGDTLLMQQLLEFPEKILNTGNTGTVMRFLTAYFAIKEGEWELIGSERMKSRPIRNLVDVLLSLGADITYMGNEGYPPLKIVGQDIQGGECVINAEVSSQFISALLLIAPMLKNGLEISLQGSAVSFPYVSMTLRIMKYFGVKANVKRNMITVDHQKYKSKRFHVETDWSAASYIFAMVSLSKTSKVEIMGLEKKSLQGDSVVSTLMQKFGVKTRFKKDRILLTKKPFKLKNFEYNFVQNPDLIPTFAVLCTIHKIPFHFRGINALRLKESDRVEALSVELEKLGLKLKTTENEMIGTDFFEAEYDYKTFNTYGDHRIAMSFAIAASTNSNLVIEDPDVVEKSYPGFWSDLESIGLKFGYLAEQ from the coding sequence ATGAGAAAAATTTGTTTACAAAGTAATACGGGGCATCTGGAAGGAGTTTTGTCCTTGCCAAGCTCAAAGAGTGTTAGTAATCGGGTATTGCTTATCAGGGAATTGAGCGGACGCTACATTCATATTGATAATTTATCAGAAGCTGGCGATACCTTGCTTATGCAACAATTGCTGGAATTTCCGGAAAAAATTTTAAATACAGGTAATACCGGTACGGTCATGCGGTTTTTAACTGCTTATTTTGCTATCAAAGAAGGAGAATGGGAATTGATAGGTAGTGAGCGAATGAAAAGTAGACCCATTAGGAATCTGGTAGATGTGTTGCTAAGCTTAGGTGCTGATATCACCTATATGGGTAATGAAGGTTATCCACCGCTGAAAATTGTTGGGCAAGACATTCAAGGTGGAGAGTGTGTTATCAATGCAGAGGTCAGTAGCCAATTTATTTCGGCTTTGCTACTGATTGCTCCAATGCTAAAAAATGGGCTTGAAATAAGCTTACAGGGTTCGGCAGTTTCTTTTCCATATGTATCGATGACACTGCGTATCATGAAATATTTTGGTGTGAAAGCCAATGTAAAGAGAAATATGATTACGGTTGATCATCAAAAATATAAATCCAAGCGATTTCATGTCGAAACAGATTGGTCTGCTGCATCCTATATTTTTGCCATGGTAAGTTTATCAAAAACGTCAAAGGTTGAAATCATGGGTTTGGAGAAAAAAAGTCTTCAGGGAGATAGTGTGGTGAGTACCCTAATGCAGAAATTTGGTGTAAAAACAAGGTTTAAAAAAGATAGGATACTGCTAACAAAGAAACCATTTAAACTGAAGAATTTTGAGTATAATTTTGTTCAAAATCCTGATTTGATTCCAACCTTTGCTGTGCTGTGTACTATCCATAAAATTCCATTTCATTTTAGAGGCATTAATGCTTTGCGACTGAAGGAGAGTGATCGGGTAGAAGCATTATCTGTTGAATTAGAAAAATTGGGTTTGAAGCTTAAGACTACTGAAAATGAAATGATTGGTACTGATTTCTTTGAAGCAGAATATGATTATAAAACATTCAATACCTATGGAGATCATCGGATTGCCATGAGTTTTGCCATTGCTGCTTCTACAAACTCAAATCTTGTAATTGAAGATCCTGATGTAGTAGAAAAATCTTACCCCGGATTTTGGAGTGATTTAGAAAGCATTGGATTAAAATTTGGATACTTAGCTGAGCAATAA
- the aroB gene encoding 3-dehydroquinate synthase, translating to MNKGNIIFDTSLQFFSKWLIQNEYKHIFLLIDENTRKHCLPVLVSDVKILSDAQIIEIPTGEESKNLVNCEHIWSELLHNNANRDALIINLGGGLLTDIGGFAASVYKRGIPFVNIPTSLIGMIDASVGGKTGINFKSLKNQIGLFSDPDLVVICHRFLASLAQNHLLSGFGEMLKYGLILDRKLWNELKTIDIQSDLFTQTELINRCLEIKQSVVELDYYEKNYRKVLNFGHTVGHALESFFIGKSESELSHGQAVAHGLVIESIIANQCGLLSDSDTQEIEIVVFRHFQKLSLLPEYFDKLYEIMSFDKKNQNAVVNFTLLKSIGEAQIDNIVSKKGIIKALEEYMKL from the coding sequence TTGAATAAAGGAAACATCATTTTTGACACATCCCTGCAATTTTTCTCAAAATGGTTAATCCAAAATGAGTACAAGCATATATTTCTGTTAATTGATGAAAATACAAGAAAACATTGTTTGCCTGTATTAGTATCAGATGTCAAAATATTAAGCGATGCTCAAATAATTGAAATCCCAACAGGCGAAGAGTCTAAAAATCTGGTAAATTGTGAGCACATCTGGTCTGAATTATTGCACAATAATGCAAATAGAGATGCACTAATCATTAATTTAGGAGGAGGATTGCTTACTGATATTGGCGGTTTTGCTGCTTCAGTTTATAAAAGAGGGATTCCATTTGTTAATATTCCGACTAGCTTAATAGGAATGATTGATGCTTCGGTTGGTGGCAAAACGGGTATTAATTTTAAATCGCTGAAAAACCAAATAGGATTATTTTCGGATCCTGATTTGGTCGTAATTTGTCATCGATTTTTAGCAAGCTTAGCACAAAACCATTTGCTTTCAGGTTTTGGAGAAATGTTGAAATATGGTTTGATACTGGATAGGAAATTATGGAATGAGTTGAAAACTATTGATATCCAATCGGATTTGTTTACTCAAACTGAATTAATAAATCGATGCCTGGAAATTAAGCAATCTGTTGTTGAGCTTGATTATTATGAAAAAAATTACCGCAAAGTATTGAATTTTGGTCACACAGTTGGTCATGCTTTAGAAAGCTTTTTTATAGGCAAATCAGAAAGTGAGTTGTCTCATGGCCAAGCAGTGGCACATGGATTAGTTATAGAAAGTATTATTGCAAATCAGTGTGGTTTATTATCAGATTCAGATACGCAAGAGATTGAAATAGTTGTTTTTAGGCATTTTCAGAAGCTTAGTTTATTACCTGAGTATTTTGACAAACTTTACGAGATTATGTCATTTGATAAGAAAAATCAAAATGCAGTTGTAAATTTCACACTTTTGAAATCGATAGGAGAGGCTCAAATAGATAATATTGTATCAAAGAAAGGGATTATTAAAGCCTTAGAGGAATACATGAAATTATGA
- a CDS encoding S46 family peptidase, producing MMNNKRKNTFTQKGIKIYLLTSLIFIFLAGKLYADGGMYPINQLNKLNLKAAGLKIDIDKIYNPDSISLLQAVVNLGGCTGSFVSEDGLILTNHHCVFSSLKSLSTADNNLMEKGFLAMDKQQELQMKGMTVKIMMSYEDVSEQVLEGISSEMDPVQRRSAISANMKKVLDADQSLHTDLSVQLSEMITGKSYMIIRYQFLKDIRIVYAPQREIGEFGGETDNWMWPRHSGDFAFARAYVSPDGQPAEYNAENVPFKPSIHLTVSADGVQENDFIFILGYPGRTFRNRPADFLEYMHDYHMPFIAEFFEYRIDQMEQLTHANPSMKVKYDPFIKGLANTSKNYRGKLSTMKRIHLLDKKRAEERMILALLKDDGQKAAEYQSLLSQIDELYQKIFEHTEEYMFYGQMLSASMNMRIARTLVSYAERAMTFDKKSAAFEEYKLKVKEDIMQSLASYDPIMDSLNLTKLLLMNNEFKFPIEEFYKIFDKEQYAQDVIAYLRKSYQDFIYSEAYIDKMLAKSSKIVKSKDPFVQLYLHLNEGLKLVAQNMNIWNSSVDALLPRYLELKMEANGEAFLPDANSTFRLTYGYIKGYYPRDGIYQSPFTSLAGIKQKISMGGEYIANDKLIAEIDNLYVENNQEKINKVIVNMLYNADTTGGNSGSPVLNAYGEIVGLNFDRAYEATVNDFAWNDSYSRSIGVDIRYILFVTKEVGKANHLLKELGVGSI from the coding sequence ATGATGAATAATAAACGAAAAAACACCTTCACCCAAAAGGGAATCAAAATATATCTATTAACTAGCTTGATTTTCATCTTTTTAGCTGGCAAATTATATGCTGATGGCGGGATGTATCCTATTAATCAGCTTAACAAGTTGAATTTAAAGGCTGCTGGATTAAAAATTGATATCGATAAAATCTACAATCCTGATAGCATTAGCTTATTGCAAGCTGTTGTTAATTTAGGAGGTTGTACAGGCTCTTTTGTGTCTGAAGATGGATTGATACTGACAAATCATCATTGTGTGTTCAGTTCATTAAAATCTTTATCTACAGCGGATAATAATTTAATGGAAAAAGGTTTTTTGGCAATGGACAAACAACAGGAATTGCAAATGAAGGGAATGACTGTTAAAATAATGATGAGCTATGAAGATGTTAGCGAGCAAGTATTGGAGGGTATTTCGAGTGAAATGGATCCTGTTCAAAGAAGAAGTGCTATTTCTGCTAATATGAAAAAGGTTTTAGATGCGGATCAAAGTCTGCATACTGATTTATCTGTGCAGCTTTCAGAAATGATAACAGGGAAATCCTACATGATTATTCGATATCAATTTTTGAAAGATATTCGGATAGTGTATGCTCCTCAAAGAGAAATAGGTGAATTTGGAGGAGAAACAGACAATTGGATGTGGCCTAGGCACAGTGGGGATTTTGCTTTTGCAAGAGCCTATGTGTCGCCTGATGGTCAACCAGCAGAATACAATGCTGAAAATGTACCATTCAAACCATCCATTCACTTGACAGTTAGTGCAGATGGTGTTCAGGAAAATGATTTTATTTTCATTTTAGGGTATCCTGGAAGGACTTTCAGAAATCGTCCGGCTGATTTTCTGGAGTATATGCATGATTATCATATGCCATTTATTGCCGAGTTTTTTGAGTATAGGATTGATCAAATGGAGCAGCTGACTCATGCGAATCCAAGCATGAAAGTGAAGTATGATCCATTTATTAAAGGATTAGCAAATACTTCGAAAAATTATCGAGGGAAATTAAGTACGATGAAAAGAATTCATTTGCTGGATAAAAAAAGAGCCGAAGAACGAATGATACTGGCTTTATTAAAAGATGATGGACAAAAGGCAGCTGAATATCAAAGTCTCTTATCGCAAATTGATGAATTGTATCAAAAAATATTTGAGCATACCGAAGAATATATGTTTTATGGGCAAATGCTAAGTGCATCGATGAATATGCGTATTGCCAGAACTTTGGTTTCCTATGCTGAAAGAGCCATGACATTTGATAAGAAATCAGCTGCTTTTGAGGAATACAAATTAAAAGTCAAGGAAGATATTATGCAGTCACTTGCGTCCTACGATCCTATAATGGACAGCTTAAATCTGACCAAATTGCTGCTGATGAATAATGAATTCAAATTTCCGATTGAGGAATTTTATAAGATATTTGACAAAGAACAATATGCACAGGATGTAATTGCCTATTTAAGAAAATCGTATCAGGATTTTATATATTCTGAAGCCTATATCGACAAGATGTTGGCAAAATCGAGTAAAATAGTAAAAAGCAAGGATCCATTTGTTCAATTGTATCTTCATTTAAATGAAGGTTTAAAGCTAGTAGCTCAAAATATGAATATATGGAACAGTTCAGTAGATGCATTGTTACCCCGTTATTTAGAACTTAAAATGGAAGCAAATGGTGAAGCTTTTCTTCCCGATGCTAACTCTACTTTCCGATTAACCTATGGCTATATTAAAGGATATTATCCAAGAGATGGGATTTATCAATCTCCTTTTACATCATTAGCCGGAATCAAACAAAAAATCTCGATGGGTGGTGAATACATTGCTAATGACAAATTAATAGCTGAAATCGACAATCTGTATGTAGAAAACAATCAGGAAAAAATAAATAAAGTGATTGTTAATATGCTATATAATGCGGATACAACAGGAGGTAATTCAGGAAGCCCCGTTTTGAATGCTTATGGAGAAATTGTTGGATTAAATTTCGATCGTGCTTATGAAGCAACAGTTAATGATTTTGCCTGGAATGATTCCTATAGCAGATCCATTGGTGTCGACATCAGGTATATTCTATTCGTTACCAAAGAAGTAGGCAAAGCAAACCATCTTTTGAAAGAGCTAGGTGTTGGGTCAATTTAA
- a CDS encoding HU family DNA-binding protein, which translates to MNKGDLINKIAADAEITKTQAQNALNSFIGATADALKKGDKITLVGFGTFATSERAARKGRNPQTGAEIKIPKKTVVKFRPGKDLSTKIM; encoded by the coding sequence ATGAACAAAGGAGATTTAATTAACAAAATTGCAGCTGACGCTGAAATTACAAAAACACAAGCACAAAATGCTTTAAACTCTTTTATAGGAGCTACAGCAGATGCTTTAAAAAAAGGGGATAAAATTACTTTAGTAGGATTTGGAACCTTTGCTACATCGGAAAGAGCAGCAAGGAAAGGAAGAAATCCTCAAACCGGAGCAGAAATTAAAATACCAAAGAAAACAGTTGTTAAATTCAGACCAGGCAAAGACCTTTCAACTAAAATCATGTAA
- a CDS encoding potassium channel protein — MLYGNTQTSLRSRSLSFYRIHLAILVILLAIFLGVFGYMLIEDLTFLDAFYMAIITLSTVGFGEVKELSSEGKVFTIILIIIYISVFTYAVTTITSYVIDGEYKKRLKMFRMEKQILKLSNHVIVVGYGRNGRKCIEELSRGNVPFIIIENNPEIIELIQEYGFPYVQGNASEDEILLRSNIVNAKAIISTLPIDADNVFVVLSARKLNNKLTIISRAAMASSEEKLQTAGADHVVMPETIGGHYMANLVNRPDLIEFYHVLTDDIDSGVCTEELECSNIKKEYVGKSIAEINFRKLSGVNVIALRDPHDGAFQINPAPETIINENSIIIVLGTKEQVLKMKKTFSE, encoded by the coding sequence ATGTTGTACGGTAATACACAAACATCATTAAGAAGCAGAAGCCTCTCTTTTTACAGAATCCATCTGGCTATATTGGTCATTTTATTAGCTATTTTTCTTGGTGTATTTGGTTATATGCTTATCGAAGACCTGACTTTTCTTGATGCATTTTATATGGCAATTATAACACTTTCTACTGTTGGTTTTGGGGAAGTAAAAGAACTTAGCAGTGAGGGTAAGGTCTTCACGATTATTCTCATCATCATTTACATATCTGTATTTACGTATGCAGTAACAACAATCACATCTTATGTAATTGATGGGGAATATAAAAAAAGGCTTAAAATGTTTAGAATGGAAAAACAAATACTAAAACTAAGTAATCATGTAATTGTTGTTGGTTACGGACGAAATGGAAGAAAATGCATTGAAGAGTTATCGCGAGGCAATGTACCCTTCATCATCATTGAAAATAATCCTGAAATTATCGAATTAATTCAGGAATATGGTTTCCCTTATGTACAAGGCAATGCATCTGAAGACGAAATACTTTTAAGATCTAATATCGTTAATGCAAAGGCCATAATCAGTACACTACCCATTGATGCAGATAATGTTTTTGTTGTATTGTCGGCCAGAAAACTAAATAATAAGCTAACTATTATCAGCAGGGCTGCTATGGCTAGTTCAGAAGAAAAACTTCAAACAGCTGGTGCAGATCATGTGGTTATGCCAGAAACGATTGGAGGGCATTATATGGCCAATTTAGTAAACAGACCAGACCTCATTGAATTTTATCATGTATTAACTGATGATATTGACTCCGGAGTATGCACAGAAGAATTGGAATGCAGCAATATTAAAAAAGAATATGTTGGTAAATCGATTGCAGAAATTAACTTTCGCAAATTGTCGGGTGTAAATGTAATTGCATTAAGAGATCCGCACGATGGAGCATTTCAAATCAATCCCGCACCAGAAACAATCATTAATGAAAATTCAATAATAATTGTTTTGGGAACCAAAGAGCAAGTTCTTAAAATGAAAAAAACTTTCAGTGAATAA
- a CDS encoding helix-turn-helix domain containing protein codes for MRRKKFITRYTIEEMEKLLHSKEEFRVAMRLMTCILVAKGFSVTELQKIFYYKSAARYFFWARRFNEEGIEGLRDREGRGRRAKLTESDYKQLKTILLTQTPEDFGFDSKIWNGQIITDLIKKEFGVDYRKANIYIMLKKKLKLHNRKALGFVRIDD; via the coding sequence ATGAGAAGAAAAAAATTTATTACACGCTACACAATTGAGGAAATGGAGAAATTACTTCATAGCAAGGAGGAGTTCCGAGTTGCTATGCGATTAATGACCTGTATCCTTGTAGCGAAAGGTTTTTCGGTGACCGAACTTCAAAAGATTTTTTATTATAAATCAGCTGCCAGATATTTTTTCTGGGCCAGAAGATTCAATGAGGAAGGAATAGAGGGATTACGTGATCGAGAAGGTAGAGGAAGAAGGGCCAAATTAACAGAGAGTGATTACAAGCAACTTAAAACTATTTTACTAACCCAAACGCCTGAAGATTTTGGTTTCGATTCTAAAATCTGGAATGGACAAATTATCACTGATTTAATTAAAAAAGAATTTGGAGTAGATTATCGTAAGGCCAACATTTATATCATGTTGAAGAAAAAACTGAAGTTGCATAATCGAAAGGCTCTGGGTTTTGTGCGTATTGACGATTAA